The sequence below is a genomic window from Fluoribacter dumoffii NY 23.
CTAAGAGTTCGCCAATTATCTTAAGTTCGTTAGAAATCCCTAACGTTTCTGCTGATAACATCTCCTCAAGACAATTATTAAATTGTGAGGGATGAGTAATATAGCGGAGCAATTTCTGGAATTGTTCTATTGAAAGTCTTTTGTTTGCCTCAGGTCGTGTTAATTCTTCTACAAGAATGGATAAATTGATAATTGAGGGACAAGGATTTTGAAAATGAGAGCGGGCAGTACAGGTTAACTCTTCAAAATTATCGGGGATTTCGTCCAATTGCGTCAAAATCAAGAATTCCTTGAGTGCCATCCCTATCTGATAGGACATAAGCGGTTCAATTTGAATATGGGTAGAACTCGCCTTGGGTAAGTGATCCGAATAATCCTCATTAATGCATTCAAGAAATTCCGGAGGAGCATACCGGGGACTACAGCGTAGCTCTTGGGCAAGGGGCTGGGGCGAACGTACGAAGGTTTTTCGATCACTGACCAATAGTCGATTATAATCGATCAAAAAATTTTCTAACTTAATATCAGGATGATAGGCATTTGCCTCTTTGAGTTTAAGACAAAATTCATTAACTTGAGTGAAATAGTATTTTGCTGCTGTTGCAATTGCCAGCTGTTTTTTTAACTCCTCTTTCTGCAGGGGCTGAGTCTTAAACCTCTTTGCCACATCAAGCAAACTTCCTTGTCTGGCAAACTGACTTAATACAACGGGTTTAAATTCTATTTCTTTTTTATCCTCAGTTAGGAATTTCCACATAAACAGTGCAAAATCATCCGCAAAGTATTTAACCACGGGATAAGAATGAAGTTCTTGTTCAAAACTCAAATAATTTCGGTCTTCCACCCGAAACACCAGTGTTTCTTCCCAACCTTTCATTTGGAATTTGAAATTATAATTATTGACGTGCTTATCACCCAATGGTTCAGTCCTATAGTTAGAACTCACCAGTTCGCTTTCACCTTTAATTGCCCTAATTTTTTCTTTAGCCAAATCTAAAATTTGTGCATGTTCCTCAAGTTGGGTTTTCAACCCAGAATCATGATCAGCTAAAAAAACAAGCTTGCAACATAGATTGAGATATTGTTTTTCAGAGGCTTTGAAAGAGCGGCTATCTTTTAACAAGGCGTCGCGCTCTTGCAACAGCTTATAGAGGTCCTTTTCGTTTGATTCTATAGAGGGTTGTTTTTCGATGGGCGCATTTCTTGCAACGGCCCTTGCAAACTCTATTCCTTTGAACAGGAAAGAACCATCAGGATTTATTCCAAAAGCTTCTAGATTTGCTCGCCAACTTTGTGAATCTCTGTCTGTTAACCATTCATATTCTTCATTACCTATCGGCATAGAGTTAGTATAATAGTTAATTTTTTGTAAAAAGAATAAGCGCTGAATTGCATCTTGTTCAGGGACGCGATTAAAATCATTAATCAGTTTAAGCAATCTTCTATGTTTAAGACGATTGAGACTTGATATCTTTAAAGGCATGAATACTCCAACTCAAAAAAGTAATGGGGACGAGAAATCTATTAATGCCAGTTGAGAGTGTTTTGTTGGTAAGAAAATCTCAAAATGGGCATATAAATTTTCAATGAAAGTAAAAATTTGCCAAAAATTAACACAGTATAATTTACCTTTCAAGGAATTAATTACCTGAGGAAACTACTATCGTAAAGGGGCTGTTTTATGATTTAATATTCATTATTTTCCAGCTTAAGAAAGGTTTGCCATGACTTTTGTAGTAACAGAAAGTTGCATTAAATGTAAGTATACTGATTGTGTTGAAGTTTGCCCCGTTGATTGTTTTTATGAAGGCCCCAATTTTTTAGTAATTCATCCCGATGAGTGCATTGATTGTGCCTTATGTGAACCAGAATGTCCGGTCAATGCAATTGTCTCTGAAGATGATTTAACACCCGAACAGCAGCAATTTAAGGAATTGAACGCCGAACTTTCGAAAACATGGCCGAATATTACTGCCAAAAAAGATGCTCCCCCTGATGCTCAAGATTGGGAAGAGGTAAAGGATAAACTTCAATATTTACAGAAAGAGTGGTAGAAATCACCTCACTTGCTGAATCATGTCAGCGAATCCTTAGTGAAAAAGGACGACTTTCTACAGCCATACATGGATTTGTGGCGCGTAAGCCACAAACTGATTTGGCTGTGGCGATTGCTGCAGCAATCGAAGAAAAATCGATTTTAATTGCCGAAGCAGGTACGGGCACAGGTAAAACGTTTGCTTATCTGCTTCCTTCCTTGCTTAGTGGCAAAAAAGCACTGATTTCTACAGCTACAAAAACGTTACAAGATCAACTCTATCAAAAAGATTTGCCTACTTTAGTTAGAGCGTTAGGATTGTCTGCGCGTATACAAAACCTTAAAGGACGCGCCAATTATATATGTCCATATCGAGTTGAATTACATTCTGAAGAAGGTCAATTCCAAAGCCCTCAATGCGCCCATGAAATTGCCCATGTGCGCAGTAAATTATCGCAGATGAAAAATGGGGATCGCTCAGAATTACCCGAAATCAGTGAAGATTCCCCTGTATGGCCTTATGTCACCTCTACCGTGGATAATTGTCTGGGTAATGAATGCACGCACTATGAAACCTGCTTTTTGCTTAAAGCACGCAAGCGCGCCTTGGATGCTGATGTAGTCGTGATCAATCATCATCTTTTTTTTGCCGATTCACGCTTGAAAGAAGAGGGATTTGGAGAGTTATTGCCAGGAGTGGACATCATTATTTTTGATGAGGCACATCAACTGGCCGAAATTGCAAGCCACTTCAATGGGGAACGTATTGGCACCCGTCAATTTCGTGATTTACTGGATGATGTACTTAAAGAATGGCCTGTAATGGATCTTGCAAATCAACCATTAAAATCCTTAAGCCATAAAACGGATCAGCTGCTGGATGAGTTATTGAATTGCTTATCGGGAATGGATGAACGACTCAGTTGGGAAGAGATAAAGAATAATAAAACCTTTATGAGGGTTTGGGCTGACTGGTTGGCAATCAAAGATGAAGTGCTGGAGTGTTTCAGCGAACTGTCCCTGGGCGAGTTCCCGGGACTTGCACGCTGTAAAGAAAGATTATTGGAATTTTCCCGGATTTTAGTTTTATTTACCCAGGAAAATAATAAAAAAATACGTTGGCTGGAGCGCTTTAAGCATACTGTAGTATTTCATACTACGCCTTATGATGTGGCTGAAACATTCAGCGGTTTGCTCCTGCGCCAGGAGTGCACTTATGTATTTACTTCGGCAACTTTAACCCTTGGAGATTCATTTGATTGTTTTTGTAAACCATTGGGTTTGCATGGAGCCCGGACCTTATTATTACCCAGCCCATTTGATTACCGGCAGCAAGCTTTGCTTTATTTGCCCCGAGGGTTACCTGATCCGAAGAATCCGGCTTATTATGAAATACTGGTATCGCGAGCGATTCCTTTAATTGAAGCATTGGGCGGCCGCTGCTTTTTTCTATTTACCAGTCATAAAGCGTTAAAGCAAGTTGCTCAAATGATGGGCCGTGTTTTAAGCTATCCCTTATTAATCCAGGGAACCGAGGCAAAACCTATTCTATTGGAACGTTTTAGACAACTTGGGAATGCTGTTTTATTAGGAACTGCAACTTTTTGGGAAGGGGTAGATGTAAAAGGTGAAGCACTTTCTTGTGTTATTATTGACAAACTGCCTTTTTCAAGTCCGGTTGACCCTGTAATTCGTGGTAGAATGGCTTATTTAAAAGAGAAAGGCTTATCAGGTTTTGATGAGTTATCTTTACCTGGTGCCGTCATTGCTCTAAAGCAGGGGGTAGGGCGTTTAATTCGGGATAATACGGATAGAGGGGTATTAATGATAGCAGATCCTCGACTCACCAGTAGGGAATATGGCGGGCGTATTTTATCCAGTTTGCCGCAGTTACCTAAAACCCGCGATGAGCAAAAGGTGCTGAAATTTATTAAAGAATTAGAACTGAATGATGAAACTATTAGCTATTGATACATCTACTGAGACAGCAAGTGTGGCTTTGCTCACTGGCACTGAATTACTTTGTGAAACACAAAATAATCAAAGAACACATGCACAGTTTATTTTATCCATGATTGATAAGGTGATGGTAAATGCCGGTGTTCACATGAATCAGTTGGATGCCATTGTCTTTGGCCGTGGCCCAGGAAGTTTTACCGGTTTACGGATTGCCTGCAGTATTGCAAAAGGACTGGCTTATGCTAACGATTTGAATTTAATCCCAGTGAGCAGTCTGGCTGCTATTGCGTGGTCAGCCCGGCAAAAGCAGAAGAGTGAGATACCGGTTTTGGCAGTACTGGACGCCCGGATGCAAGAGATGTATTGGGCGTACTTTCCCCACAATCAATGGATAGCTGAGGAGCATGTTGCTCCCGTGCATCAACTTAGCCTTTCGGTAAATGAACCTGTAATCCTTGCTGGAGTCGGTATAGACTTATATTGGGATGAATTTGTTCCAGAGATAAAAACACAAATCTGTGAGAAAATAACAGTGAATCCTGCAGCAGAAGCTATGATTCAATTTGCACTGTTTTCTGGACAAAAGTCCATTTCGGCGGCTCAAGCCCAACCTGTATATGTACGAAATAAAGTGACTTAGCTCATAGGAGAATTTGGTGGATAGAAAACTTTTGGAAATATTGGTATGCCCTTTGTGTAAAGGAAAATTATTACTAAAAAAGCAAGAGCTTATTTGTAAGTTTGATCGATTGGCATTTCCAGTCCATGATGATATTCCGGTCATGCTGGAGCATGAAGCACGAGTGCTTTCATTGGAAGAGAAGGATAGTCTATAAAACTGGCGCAGCCTGATTTGAACACCGGAACATGGATTATCTGTTCACTGAGGTGTGGCCAGGCTGTGTGGTTCACGACCTGGTAATATACTTTTTACGCCAATACAATAGAAATGCCGGCACCATCATAATCACAATTCCCATAGAAAAAACCAGACGAAAATGACCGGCGCTGCCAAAATTCATAAATTCAACTGGAGGGATAAATCCTACTATCAAAGTCATAGTGCAGCCGCATAAACCCAAAATACAAGTCAGGTAGTAACCCGCTTTTTTACCTGGGATTGCAAAAGGCCTTTCAAGATGGGCAAATTTGCTTTTTAATTTCCAGGCTGCAATAAACATCAAAACATACATCATGATATAAAGTTCCGTGCTTAACGCGGTAAATAACCAATAGATCGCGTTTACACTTGGAAATAATAGAAAGCCGCTGCATAAAAGGGTAACCAAAACAGCCTGGGTTATTAAAATGCGCGAGGAAATTCCCCGTTTATTTAATTGGCACATAAATTTTGGCAAGAAGCTATGATTTGCCGCCATGAGCAACCCTTTCGCCGGCGAAATTATCCAGTTAATCATGCTGCCCAAACTGCCTAATAATAATAATCCAATCAAAATAGGCAACAGCCACTCAAGATTGTATGCCTGAAAAAAGTTGTTAAAGGCCTGCAGTACCCCATCAATTAAACTGATTTTCTCTTTGGGCAGGACAAAAGCTATAGCTAGAGAACCAAAAATCATGGTGCTTAAAATAAGGAGCACCGAAAAAAACATTGCTTTGGGAAAATTAACTTGTGGATTTTTTACATTACGGACATGTACCGCCGCCAGCTCCATTCCTAAAAATGAGGTCATGATTGCCGTGAGAGAAACCCAGGATTGGGTGTCTTTCCAATGGGGGAGCAAATTAGAAGGGCTTAGATCAATTGCTATAGGATTTCCTTTAATAACCCATATTAATGCAAGAAAAATGATGAATCCCATGGGAAGGATCATCCCTATTATGGCACAAAGCCCTGCAAAATGCGCTGATGCGCGTAATCCGGACAATGCAATTAAAGTTAATGACCAGAATATAACCAAAATTACTGAAATTAAATAATATTTATTTTGGGCGAGTTCAGGATTGATTAGATAAGCAAGGACCCCTGCGATAAAAGAAAGAATGGTTGGATACCAAACCAGGGTGTTGATCCATTGTAACCAAATGGTAAAAAATGCGAGATTTTCGCCATAAGCATGTTTTACCCAACTGTAAATCCCGCCTTCCTCATCAGACCAGGTTGACGATAACTCTGCTGAGACCAAAGCTACCGGAATTAAAAAAACAATGGCAGAAAAAATAAAGAAAAATATTAACGAAGATCCGAATAGAGCGGTTCCTGGTAGATTTCTTATACTATCAATCGCTCCTGTAATCAGTAAAACAAGTGCCAGGACGGATATTTTTTCGGAAGACCAATGGTTCATTAATTAAATCGACTTGTTAAAATGGTAGGCATTATATAGGAAGTTAGCCATGGACGTTACTATTTATTTTAACATATAGAATCAACTTTGCTGTTTTGCAAAATTAAAATCCTCGAAATTTCATCTTTTAGGAGCAGGCTGAGAATTATTTGTTTGCATGTGCCGACAGATTTTTACAGAATCTGAACTACGCCAATTACTCAATCCTTATAAAATCTGGGGCACTTATTTAAAATCATAGAGTTATGGAATTCTCCAAACTTGGCACATCTTCATACGAATCATCTTTTTTGTTCGGTTTTTTGGCATTAAAAAAGGAAGTTTTTTTACTTTCCTGATTTTGAGGTTCAAAATTCTTCTTTAGTCCCTTCAGGAAATTATCGAATTCGAGAAATACCTCAATTTTTAATTGATAATCGGACTCCAGGTGATCACTGTTCGTTGTATAAAATTCTACAGCCTCTTTACTGAGAGCTGAGATTTTTTTTTGCAGATCATCTTTTGATTTGCACAGTTTACTGATTTTGTTTGCCTGTTCTGTCAGTTGACTGAATTTAACTTTATAAGTTTCAAGGTCCATTCTAATTCCTTTTAAATTAATGGTTTATTTTAAAACACGAAAAAATAAAGCATTTCCTGTTAGAAAGTTGGAAAATATACATTCCATAACTGTTGTAACTTATATTAATTGATTTTGGTAGATCTCGTTTTTAACTATTTTGGTTTTCTCTATTGAAACCACCTTTACAGGAGGGGGAATTTAGAACATTTTTGTTCCTGCTTTCCCATTCTTCGGGAGTGAATAAATGCATGCTTAATGCATGCAGTCCCCGTTCAAACTCCTTTTTCAACAGGTGATTTAATAATCTGTGACGAGCGAGTCTGGATAGAGCAGAAAACTGTGAGGAAACCACAGTAATTTTGAAGTGTGTCTGTGCATTTTCAGGAACATGATGCTGCCCTGATTCATCTTCTACATTTAAAAAAACTGGAGCTAACTCATGATTTAACAATTCTTCAATCCGGTTTTTACGCGACATATTTAACTCTTTTATATAAAAACATAATAAAAAAGCCGCCTTGAAGCGGCCTTTTAAAAGATACACCTATATTCTGCAGTTTGCAGGAACATATCTGTCATCAGCAGCATTACTGACTGCACAAGTCCAGGTAATTGGATCTGTTGGTGGTGTACCAGGAACCAGCGCTGCACCATTCGCTTGCGGAGTTAGGGTAAGAACCACATTATTTGCCTGAGCCGTATATGTAATGGTTATTACTCCCGTATTTGCAGCAACAGCTACGCTCTGGACGTTCTGAGTCGGATTTGCAAAACTCCAACCCAGGCTCAAATCGGCAGCTCCGGTTGTTGCATTTTCAGAAACCGTCGTTTTTGCTGACGATGCGATACTTAATCCCTCTGTCACGCGCGCTCTGATAACATAATCCTGATAAGCCGGGATAGCGATAGCAGCAAGAATACCAACGATTGCCACTACTATCATCAACTCAATTAAAGTAAAGCCTTTTTGTTTCATTATTTGCTCCTAATGATTGGTACAACGATAAATATGCAAAGGAAATGCCATTTATCAAAACTTACATACAAATAGGCCAAAACAACGATACAACCTGCCATGGCTAGAAAAGGAAGTCCACTTTACTTTTACTTTTTACTTTCTTTTCCTCTTTTTAGTGTAGCAGAACCCGAAGAGGCTTGCTTGCTTGAAACAACAATTACTGCTTTAAAGCGTCAACTTTGATTTCTTCACCAAAAATCATTAAAATTTTAGCCTTAAGTAGGGAGGAAATACACTAATTTCTTTCCCGGTTTTCCTTAAGACTACAATTTGAAACTATTTGAGTACTTTGGGTACGAGTTGATTCTTTAAACGCACATAATCAGGCAATCCATTAACATATTCTGGATAGGCTTCGCCTTGAATCAGAGGGGAAAGATATTTTCTGCAAGCATCGGTAATCCCCATCCCATCTTCGGAAATGTATTCTGCAGGCATGTCTTTTTCCTGATTGGCAACATCGGCTAATGGGACATGGCCTATAGACCACTGATAGGGCTCATCTTGTTCGCGAATGATAATCGGCATAATGGCATTTTGACCTTTGACGGCATATTCCACTGCTGCTTTACCCAGGGCATAAGCCTGCTCAAGATCCACTTTTGAAGCAATGTGGCGAGCTGCTCGTTGTAAATAATCTGCGACTGCCCAGTGGTACTTATAATTCAATTCAGTTTTGATGAGTTGGGCAATAACAGGCGCAACACCCCCTAATTGGGCATGGCCAAAAGCGTCACGAAGACCCGCATCACTTAAAAATTTTCCTTCGGTATTACGGATTCCTTCTGAAACTACTACAACACAATAACCATAGTTTTTGACACACTCATCCACTTTACTTAAGAATTTGGCTTGCTGAAAAGGGACTTCAGGCATCAGAATAATGTGGGGCGGCTCTTCAGGATGTTGACTTGCCAAGCCGCTGGCAGCTGCAATCCATCCTGCGTGGCGTCCCATTACTTCTAAAATAAAGACTTTCGTTGATGAGGCTGCCATAGATGCAACGTCAAAACCCGCTTCGCGAGTAGAAACCGCCACGTACTTGGCTACAGAACCAAAACCAGGGCATGTATCTGTGAAGGGAAGATCATTATCTACAGTTTTGGGAATTCCAATACAGGTAATGGGATATCCCATTTTAGAACCGATTTGCGATACTTTATGTGCTGTATCTTGGGAGTCTCCCCCACCGTTGTAGAAAAAATAACCTATATTGTGGGCCTTAAATACTTCGATCAAACGGTGATATTCATCCCCATCATTTTTTAATTTATAACGACAAGAACCAAACGCCCCGGAAGGAGTTTGTAGTAATTTGGCAATGTCGGAGTCGCTTTCCAGGGACGTATCGATGAGTTCTTCATTTAGCGCGCCAATAATTCCGTTTTTTGCAGCATATACTTTACCAATTTGCTCCGGGTAAAGTTTGGCTGTTTGAATAACACCACAAGCGGAAGCATTAATTACTGCAGTAACGCCACCTGATTGGGCATATATTGCGTTTTTTGTTGTCATTCTTTCTCCTGGTTTAAAATTACCTCTCTCCTGGACTTGTGGAGAGGGCAAGAGTGAAGTTATGTTATTGAGTTAAATTCTAATTTTCTGGTTTTCATATTCACTAATTACAGCATCAATACTCTGAATTAATTCTGCAAAAGGCGTTGCCAGTTCTTCGATTGAGGCAGCATGCTCAGCCAGTTTTTCCACGCGAACCACTTTCTTTTGTAAGGTAGGGACGCCGGAAAAACAACATGCTCCGTGAAGCTTATGTGCCGCTTCCCCTATTTTTTTAACATTTTTATCATGCATTAACTGGATGAATTCCTCGCGATTTTTATGTAATTCCTCAACAAATCGTGCAAGAAATTCTTCAGCAAGAGCTTGATTTCCGGAGACTTTTTGT
It includes:
- a CDS encoding APC family permease — encoded protein: MNHWSSEKISVLALVLLITGAIDSIRNLPGTALFGSSLIFFFIFSAIVFLIPVALVSAELSSTWSDEEGGIYSWVKHAYGENLAFFTIWLQWINTLVWYPTILSFIAGVLAYLINPELAQNKYYLISVILVIFWSLTLIALSGLRASAHFAGLCAIIGMILPMGFIIFLALIWVIKGNPIAIDLSPSNLLPHWKDTQSWVSLTAIMTSFLGMELAAVHVRNVKNPQVNFPKAMFFSVLLILSTMIFGSLAIAFVLPKEKISLIDGVLQAFNNFFQAYNLEWLLPILIGLLLLGSLGSMINWIISPAKGLLMAANHSFLPKFMCQLNKRGISSRILITQAVLVTLLCSGFLLFPSVNAIYWLFTALSTELYIMMYVLMFIAAWKLKSKFAHLERPFAIPGKKAGYYLTCILGLCGCTMTLIVGFIPPVEFMNFGSAGHFRLVFSMGIVIMMVPAFLLYWRKKYITRS
- the legK7 gene encoding LegK7 family Dot/Icm T4SS effector kinase, producing MPLKISSLNRLKHRRLLKLINDFNRVPEQDAIQRLFFLQKINYYTNSMPIGNEEYEWLTDRDSQSWRANLEAFGINPDGSFLFKGIEFARAVARNAPIEKQPSIESNEKDLYKLLQERDALLKDSRSFKASEKQYLNLCCKLVFLADHDSGLKTQLEEHAQILDLAKEKIRAIKGESELVSSNYRTEPLGDKHVNNYNFKFQMKGWEETLVFRVEDRNYLSFEQELHSYPVVKYFADDFALFMWKFLTEDKKEIEFKPVVLSQFARQGSLLDVAKRFKTQPLQKEELKKQLAIATAAKYYFTQVNEFCLKLKEANAYHPDIKLENFLIDYNRLLVSDRKTFVRSPQPLAQELRCSPRYAPPEFLECINEDYSDHLPKASSTHIQIEPLMSYQIGMALKEFLILTQLDEIPDNFEELTCTARSHFQNPCPSIINLSILVEELTRPEANKRLSIEQFQKLLRYITHPSQFNNCLEEMLSAETLGISNELKIIGELLENQDHTEADFLEQANEIFVAISERKPGEPRLNRIAEQLAIKCYTNYSEKFFSQISQEIETALLNKDWNLSPWWRQAVHLLSFGYFRVERITTAEEIDIELDYDDPTFRTHFIQFEFLPSEELNSLGRTEATNLKAYFIEHLDDIRAYNSAEENEIEEEKKEPPETDEVPEETAQPKEKENQKSTKESEISSQPPEDDEEIINPSGTMVINKKPKKKTEAEPAKTSDTHVPAPMSIPPVEEEKHHPEHAEKPQHKKRPSTHLTEHHRFFAATEEANESEPMLKRRSIRRVGSTLFRGERKSHHPRVQQIFAHCPEQPTEDFSLTMN
- the tsaB gene encoding tRNA (adenosine(37)-N6)-threonylcarbamoyltransferase complex dimerization subunit type 1 TsaB translates to MMKLLAIDTSTETASVALLTGTELLCETQNNQRTHAQFILSMIDKVMVNAGVHMNQLDAIVFGRGPGSFTGLRIACSIAKGLAYANDLNLIPVSSLAAIAWSARQKQKSEIPVLAVLDARMQEMYWAYFPHNQWIAEEHVAPVHQLSLSVNEPVILAGVGIDLYWDEFVPEIKTQICEKITVNPAAEAMIQFALFSGQKSISAAQAQPVYVRNKVT
- a CDS encoding 6-phosphofructokinase, whose protein sequence is MTTKNAIYAQSGGVTAVINASACGVIQTAKLYPEQIGKVYAAKNGIIGALNEELIDTSLESDSDIAKLLQTPSGAFGSCRYKLKNDGDEYHRLIEVFKAHNIGYFFYNGGGDSQDTAHKVSQIGSKMGYPITCIGIPKTVDNDLPFTDTCPGFGSVAKYVAVSTREAGFDVASMAASSTKVFILEVMGRHAGWIAAASGLASQHPEEPPHIILMPEVPFQQAKFLSKVDECVKNYGYCVVVVSEGIRNTEGKFLSDAGLRDAFGHAQLGGVAPVIAQLIKTELNYKYHWAVADYLQRAARHIASKVDLEQAYALGKAAVEYAVKGQNAIMPIIIREQDEPYQWSIGHVPLADVANQEKDMPAEYISEDGMGITDACRKYLSPLIQGEAYPEYVNGLPDYVRLKNQLVPKVLK
- the fdxA gene encoding ferredoxin FdxA, with protein sequence MTFVVTESCIKCKYTDCVEVCPVDCFYEGPNFLVIHPDECIDCALCEPECPVNAIVSEDDLTPEQQQFKELNAELSKTWPNITAKKDAPPDAQDWEEVKDKLQYLQKEW
- a CDS encoding ATP-dependent DNA helicase codes for the protein MVEITSLAESCQRILSEKGRLSTAIHGFVARKPQTDLAVAIAAAIEEKSILIAEAGTGTGKTFAYLLPSLLSGKKALISTATKTLQDQLYQKDLPTLVRALGLSARIQNLKGRANYICPYRVELHSEEGQFQSPQCAHEIAHVRSKLSQMKNGDRSELPEISEDSPVWPYVTSTVDNCLGNECTHYETCFLLKARKRALDADVVVINHHLFFADSRLKEEGFGELLPGVDIIIFDEAHQLAEIASHFNGERIGTRQFRDLLDDVLKEWPVMDLANQPLKSLSHKTDQLLDELLNCLSGMDERLSWEEIKNNKTFMRVWADWLAIKDEVLECFSELSLGEFPGLARCKERLLEFSRILVLFTQENNKKIRWLERFKHTVVFHTTPYDVAETFSGLLLRQECTYVFTSATLTLGDSFDCFCKPLGLHGARTLLLPSPFDYRQQALLYLPRGLPDPKNPAYYEILVSRAIPLIEALGGRCFFLFTSHKALKQVAQMMGRVLSYPLLIQGTEAKPILLERFRQLGNAVLLGTATFWEGVDVKGEALSCVIIDKLPFSSPVDPVIRGRMAYLKEKGLSGFDELSLPGAVIALKQGVGRLIRDNTDRGVLMIADPRLTSREYGGRILSSLPQLPKTRDEQKVLKFIKELELNDETISY
- a CDS encoding Trm112 family protein, producing the protein MDRKLLEILVCPLCKGKLLLKKQELICKFDRLAFPVHDDIPVMLEHEARVLSLEEKDSL
- a CDS encoding BolA family protein, giving the protein MSRKNRIEELLNHELAPVFLNVEDESGQHHVPENAQTHFKITVVSSQFSALSRLARHRLLNHLLKKEFERGLHALSMHLFTPEEWESRNKNVLNSPSCKGGFNRENQNS
- a CDS encoding pilin, coding for MKQKGFTLIELMIVVAIVGILAAIAIPAYQDYVIRARVTEGLSIASSAKTTVSENATTGAADLSLGWSFANPTQNVQSVAVAANTGVITITYTAQANNVVLTLTPQANGAALVPGTPPTDPITWTCAVSNAADDRYVPANCRI